One stretch of Variovorax sp. TBS-050B DNA includes these proteins:
- a CDS encoding class I SAM-dependent methyltransferase: MPDTSISTLTSYYDAVPYESHPFPQSAIEHLEAIAFLFGLDAPPPARARVLELGCAAGGNLIPFAARHPEAQALGLDLSRVQVAEGVAAIDRAGLANVALRSFNLADVDASFGQFDYIVCHGVYSWVPGPVQDAILRVCAENLAPKGVAYVSYNVYPGWKAREIVRDAMILRGGPRDTPEEKLAYARGMLEFLEQSARPDSVLKKTLDETMPIVRSASGYYLLHEFLEPCNSPCYFKEFAQRAAGHGLAYLADAEPSTMFVQNYGEKVREPLLRECGGSQILMEQYLDFLVNRTFRQTLLVKQERAANIRYRLDAARIRAFEFAGVFATPDGRGPTLDAGEQPCTALRNVSMVLRLPVQKALAQVLDAHYPASLPFEALLAAVIERTGALRASAEPAVLAMLEELVILGAVRIRRTPVPAAAEVSALPRALPSVRTAPAVAASAGQQPATVCNQWHEAVALSPLERSLLPLLDGTHSHEMLAAHLAAEVRADRLRFVQNDRPLTDPKLLDDFARQQVAQGLKDLRRKALLVA, from the coding sequence GTGCCCGACACATCGATTTCGACGCTCACGAGCTACTACGACGCGGTGCCGTACGAGTCGCATCCGTTCCCCCAGTCGGCCATCGAGCACCTCGAAGCCATCGCCTTCCTGTTCGGCCTCGATGCGCCGCCGCCCGCACGGGCGCGCGTGCTGGAGCTCGGCTGCGCGGCCGGCGGCAACCTGATCCCGTTCGCGGCGCGGCATCCCGAGGCGCAGGCGCTCGGGCTCGATCTCTCGCGCGTGCAGGTGGCAGAGGGCGTCGCCGCGATCGATCGGGCGGGCCTTGCGAACGTGGCGCTGCGCAGCTTCAATCTCGCCGACGTGGATGCGTCGTTCGGCCAGTTCGACTACATCGTCTGCCACGGGGTGTACAGCTGGGTGCCGGGGCCGGTGCAGGACGCGATCCTGCGCGTGTGCGCCGAGAACCTCGCGCCGAAGGGCGTGGCCTATGTGAGCTACAACGTCTATCCGGGCTGGAAGGCGCGCGAGATCGTGCGCGACGCGATGATCCTGCGCGGCGGTCCACGCGACACGCCGGAAGAAAAGCTGGCCTACGCGCGCGGCATGCTCGAATTCCTCGAGCAGTCGGCGCGGCCCGACAGCGTGCTCAAGAAGACGCTCGACGAAACCATGCCGATCGTGCGCAGCGCCAGTGGCTACTACCTGCTGCACGAGTTTCTCGAGCCCTGCAACTCGCCCTGCTACTTCAAGGAGTTCGCGCAGCGGGCGGCGGGCCACGGGCTCGCCTATCTGGCCGATGCCGAACCTTCGACGATGTTCGTGCAGAACTACGGCGAGAAGGTCCGCGAGCCGCTGCTGCGCGAGTGCGGCGGCAGCCAGATCCTGATGGAGCAGTACCTCGACTTCCTGGTCAATCGCACCTTCCGCCAGACGCTGCTGGTGAAGCAGGAGCGCGCCGCCAACATCCGCTATCGCCTCGATGCGGCGCGGATCCGCGCTTTCGAGTTCGCCGGCGTGTTCGCCACGCCCGACGGTCGCGGTCCGACGCTCGATGCGGGCGAGCAGCCCTGCACGGCGCTGCGCAACGTGTCGATGGTGCTGCGCCTGCCGGTGCAGAAGGCGCTGGCGCAGGTGCTCGATGCGCACTATCCGGCCAGCCTGCCGTTCGAGGCGCTGCTCGCCGCGGTGATCGAGCGCACAGGGGCGCTGCGCGCCTCGGCCGAGCCGGCCGTGCTGGCGATGCTCGAGGAACTGGTGATCCTCGGTGCGGTGCGCATCCGTCGCACGCCGGTACCGGCTGCCGCGGAGGTGTCCGCCCTGCCGCGGGCACTGCCGTCGGTGCGCACGGCGCCTGCCGTGGCGGCGTCGGCCGGACAGCAGCCGGCCACCGTCTGCAACCAGTGGCACGAGGCCGTGGCGCTGTCGCCGCTCGAACGCAGTCTGCTGCCCCTGCTCGACGGGACGCATTCGCACGAGATGCTGGCGGCGCACCTGGCGGCCGAAGTCCGTGCCGACCGGCTGCGCTTCGTCCAGAACGACAGGCCGCTGACCGATCCGAAGCTGCTGGACGACTTCGCGCGCCAGCAGGTGGCGCAGGGCCTGAAGGACCTGCGGCGCAAGGCGCTGCTCGTCGCCTGA
- a CDS encoding HAD-IA family hydrolase, producing MSGAVIRAVLFDLDGTLIDSAPDLGAAADKMRTDRGLASYPLERYRFMAGAGARGMLGVAFGITPDSPEFPELREEFFKAYENRMLLNTQVFDGVPALIDAIRARGLAWGVVTNKSARFTVPLTRAIPLFGSAGAIVSGDSTPFSKPHPEPLYEAARRLEVPADACIYVGDDERDIIAGRAAGMRTIAATYGYMGPQADATLWNADAAISSPLELLKFLDPA from the coding sequence GTGAGCGGGGCCGTCATTCGCGCCGTGCTGTTCGATCTCGACGGCACGCTGATCGACAGCGCGCCCGATCTGGGCGCGGCGGCCGACAAGATGCGCACCGACCGCGGCCTGGCGTCGTACCCGCTCGAGCGCTACCGCTTCATGGCCGGCGCCGGTGCGCGGGGCATGCTGGGCGTCGCGTTCGGCATCACGCCCGATTCGCCGGAGTTTCCCGAACTGCGGGAGGAATTCTTCAAGGCCTACGAAAACCGCATGCTGCTCAACACGCAGGTGTTCGACGGCGTGCCGGCGCTCATCGACGCGATCCGTGCGCGCGGGCTCGCCTGGGGCGTGGTCACCAACAAGTCGGCGCGTTTCACCGTTCCGCTCACGCGTGCGATTCCGCTCTTCGGCAGCGCGGGTGCCATCGTGAGCGGCGACTCCACGCCCTTTTCCAAGCCGCATCCGGAGCCGCTGTACGAGGCGGCGAGGCGCCTTGAAGTGCCCGCCGACGCCTGCATCTACGTCGGCGACGACGAGCGGGACATCATCGCCGGCCGTGCCGCGGGCATGCGAACCATCGCAGCCACCTACGGCTACATGGGCCCGCAGGCCGACGCCACGCTCTGGAATGCCGATGCCGCGATCTCTTCACCCCTGGAGCTCTTGAAGTTTCTCGATCCGGCCTAA
- the ubiG gene encoding bifunctional 2-polyprenyl-6-hydroxyphenol methylase/3-demethylubiquinol 3-O-methyltransferase UbiG: protein MTDQVNADPAELAKFSELAHRWWDMDGEFRPLHEINPLRLEWIDGIAPISQRKVLDIGCGGGILADSMARKGADVLGIDLASKALKVARLHAIEAGTSGVKYREISAEALAAEQPASFDVVTCMEMLEHVPEPASVVQACATLVKPGGWVFFSTINRNLKSFMLAIVGAEYVLGMLPRGTHEYAKLIRPSELANHCRAAGLDLRHTRGMEHNPLTRRYWLSADTSVNYMFATQKPGTTGSPA, encoded by the coding sequence ATGACTGACCAAGTGAATGCCGACCCGGCGGAACTCGCCAAGTTTTCGGAACTGGCCCATCGCTGGTGGGATATGGACGGCGAATTCCGCCCGCTCCACGAAATCAATCCGCTGCGGCTGGAATGGATTGACGGAATTGCGCCGATTTCGCAGCGCAAGGTGCTCGATATCGGCTGCGGCGGCGGAATCCTTGCCGACTCGATGGCGAGAAAGGGCGCCGACGTGCTCGGCATCGACCTCGCCAGCAAGGCGCTCAAGGTGGCCCGCCTCCATGCGATCGAGGCCGGCACGAGCGGCGTCAAGTACCGGGAGATCAGCGCCGAGGCGCTCGCGGCGGAGCAGCCTGCGAGCTTCGACGTCGTAACCTGCATGGAAATGCTCGAGCACGTGCCGGAGCCCGCGTCGGTGGTCCAGGCCTGCGCCACCCTGGTCAAGCCCGGCGGATGGGTGTTCTTCTCCACGATCAACCGCAACCTGAAGTCCTTCATGCTCGCGATCGTCGGCGCCGAATACGTGCTCGGCATGCTGCCTCGCGGCACGCACGAATACGCCAAGCTGATCCGGCCCAGCGAACTGGCCAACCACTGCCGTGCGGCCGGCCTCGACCTGCGGCACACGCGCGGCATGGAACACAACCCGCTCACGCGTCGCTACTGGCTCAGCGCGGACACCAGCGTCAACTACATGTTCGCCACGCAGAAGCCGGGCACGACGGGATCGCCGGCGTGA
- the ompA gene encoding outer membrane protein OmpA — protein MKKLNKVAMMFAVAALATAAGAQTRVTAANGGPTIDNWQNGTGELVWKNGTNELCWRDANWTPATAAAGCDGALVPAAPAAVPAAPGAAPAPAAPPAVAASKVTFAADAFFDFDKSVLKPEGRAKLTDLVEKIRDVNLEVIIAVGHTDSIGSDAYNQRLSVRRAEAVKAFLVSKGIERNRVYTEGKGEKQPVADNRTKEGRAKNRRVEIEVVGTRATR, from the coding sequence ATGAAGAAACTGAATAAAGTGGCGATGATGTTTGCAGTCGCTGCGCTCGCCACTGCCGCCGGCGCGCAGACCCGTGTCACCGCTGCGAATGGCGGTCCTACGATTGACAACTGGCAAAACGGCACCGGCGAACTGGTCTGGAAGAACGGCACGAACGAACTGTGCTGGCGCGATGCCAACTGGACGCCCGCCACCGCTGCCGCTGGTTGCGACGGTGCCCTGGTTCCTGCTGCCCCCGCCGCGGTTCCGGCTGCTCCTGGCGCTGCTCCCGCTCCCGCTGCACCTCCCGCAGTGGCCGCTTCGAAGGTGACCTTCGCCGCCGACGCCTTCTTCGACTTCGACAAGTCGGTCCTCAAGCCCGAAGGCCGCGCGAAGCTGACCGACCTGGTCGAGAAGATCCGTGACGTCAACCTCGAAGTGATCATCGCCGTCGGCCACACCGACTCGATCGGTTCGGACGCCTACAACCAGCGTCTGTCGGTGCGTCGCGCCGAAGCCGTCAAGGCCTTCCTGGTCTCGAAGGGCATCGAACGCAACCGCGTCTACACCGAAGGCAAGGGCGAGAAGCAGCCTGTGGCTGACAACCGCACCAAGGAAGGCCGCGCCAAGAACCGCCGCGTGGAAATCGAAGTGGTCGGCACCCGCGCTACCCGCTGA
- the gyrA gene encoding DNA gyrase subunit A, which translates to MTSFAKETLPISLEEEMRSSYLDYAMSVIVGRALPDARDGLKPVHRRVLYAMHELNNDWNRAYKKSARIVGDVIGKYHPHGDQSVYDTIVRLAQDFSMRHMLVDGQGNFGSVDGDNAAAMRYTEIRLAKIAHEMLADIDKETVDFQDNYDGSEKEPRVLPSKLPNLLVNGSGGIAVGMATNIPPHNLNEVVDACLYLLRNPQASIDELMEIVPAPDFPTAGIIYGINGVRDGYRTGRGKVVMRAKCHFEDIDRGQRQAIIVDELPYQVNKKTLQERMAELVHEKKIEGISHIQDESDKSGMRLVIELKRGEVPEVVLNNLYKQTQLQDTFGINMVALVDGQPKLCNLKDLIEVFLQHRREVVTRRTVFNLRKARDRGHVLEGLAVALANIDDFIAIIRNAPTPPVAKAELMSRSWDSKLVREMLTRSRADGGVVNADDYRPEGLEREFGMGSDGLYRLSETQAQEILQMRLQRLTGLEQDKIVAEYKEVMAEIDDLLDILAKPERVSVIIGEELGAIKQEFGQSKLGARRSLVEHSAYDLSTEDLITPTDMVVTLSHSGYIKSQPLNEYRAQKRGGRGKQATVTKEDDWIDQLFIANTHDYILCFSNRGRLYWLKVWEVPAGSRGSRGRPIVNMFPLQEGEKINVALPLTGEKRNFPADQYVFMATSMGTVKKTALDEFSNPRKAGIIAVDLDAGDYLIGAALTDGKHDVMLFSDGGKAVRFDENDVRPMGRNARGVRGMMLEEGQGVIAMLVAEDEQQSVLTATENGYGKRTSITEYTRHGRGTKGMIAIQQSERNGKVVAATLVHADDEIMLITDKGVLVRTRVAEIRELGRATQGVTLIGLDEGAKLSGLQRIVENDANGESEPGADDTSTSSTENPQ; encoded by the coding sequence ATGACCTCTTTCGCCAAAGAAACCCTGCCCATCAGTCTCGAAGAGGAAATGCGCAGCAGCTATCTCGATTACGCCATGAGCGTGATCGTGGGCCGGGCGCTGCCCGATGCGCGCGACGGCCTCAAGCCGGTGCACCGGCGCGTGCTCTACGCGATGCACGAGCTCAACAACGACTGGAACCGGGCGTACAAGAAATCCGCCCGCATCGTGGGCGACGTGATCGGTAAGTACCACCCGCACGGCGACCAGTCGGTCTACGACACGATCGTGCGGCTGGCGCAGGACTTCTCGATGCGCCACATGCTGGTCGACGGCCAGGGCAACTTCGGGTCGGTCGACGGCGACAACGCGGCCGCAATGCGGTATACGGAAATCCGGCTGGCCAAAATTGCGCATGAAATGCTGGCCGATATCGACAAGGAAACGGTCGATTTTCAGGACAATTACGACGGCTCCGAAAAAGAACCCAGGGTTCTTCCGAGCAAGCTGCCGAATTTGCTGGTGAATGGCTCCGGCGGTATTGCCGTCGGCATGGCGACCAATATTCCGCCGCACAATCTCAATGAGGTGGTCGACGCCTGCCTCTACCTGCTGCGCAATCCGCAGGCGAGCATCGACGAACTGATGGAAATCGTGCCGGCGCCCGACTTCCCCACCGCCGGCATCATCTACGGCATCAACGGCGTGCGCGACGGCTACCGCACCGGCCGCGGCAAGGTGGTGATGCGCGCCAAGTGCCACTTCGAGGACATCGACCGCGGCCAGCGCCAGGCGATCATCGTCGACGAGCTCCCCTACCAGGTCAACAAGAAGACGCTGCAGGAGCGCATGGCCGAGCTGGTGCACGAGAAGAAGATCGAGGGCATCAGCCACATCCAGGACGAGTCCGACAAGTCGGGCATGCGCCTGGTGATCGAGCTCAAGCGCGGCGAAGTGCCCGAGGTGGTGCTCAACAACCTCTACAAGCAGACGCAGCTGCAGGACACCTTCGGCATCAACATGGTGGCGCTGGTCGACGGCCAGCCGAAGCTGTGCAACCTGAAGGACCTGATCGAGGTCTTCCTGCAGCACCGCCGCGAGGTGGTCACGCGGCGCACGGTCTTCAACCTGCGCAAGGCGCGCGACCGCGGGCACGTGCTCGAAGGCCTCGCGGTGGCGCTCGCCAACATCGACGACTTCATCGCGATCATCCGCAACGCGCCGACGCCGCCCGTGGCCAAGGCCGAGCTCATGAGCCGCAGCTGGGACAGCAAGCTCGTGCGCGAGATGCTCACGCGCAGCCGCGCCGACGGCGGCGTGGTCAATGCGGACGACTACCGCCCCGAAGGCCTCGAGCGCGAGTTCGGCATGGGGTCCGACGGCCTCTACCGCCTCTCGGAAACGCAGGCCCAGGAAATCCTGCAGATGCGCCTGCAGCGCCTGACCGGCCTCGAGCAGGACAAGATCGTGGCCGAGTACAAGGAAGTCATGGCCGAGATCGACGACCTGCTCGACATCCTGGCCAAGCCCGAGCGCGTGTCGGTCATCATCGGAGAAGAGCTCGGTGCCATCAAGCAGGAGTTCGGCCAGTCGAAGCTCGGCGCGCGCCGCAGCCTGGTCGAGCACAGCGCCTACGACCTCTCGACCGAAGACCTGATCACGCCCACCGACATGGTGGTGACGCTCTCGCACAGCGGCTACATCAAGAGCCAGCCGCTCAACGAGTACCGCGCGCAGAAGCGCGGCGGCCGCGGCAAGCAGGCCACCGTCACGAAGGAAGACGACTGGATCGACCAGCTCTTCATCGCCAACACGCACGACTACATCCTGTGCTTCTCGAACCGCGGCCGGCTCTACTGGCTCAAGGTCTGGGAAGTGCCGGCCGGTTCGCGCGGCTCGCGCGGGCGTCCGATCGTCAACATGTTCCCGCTGCAGGAAGGCGAGAAGATCAACGTGGCGCTGCCGCTGACCGGCGAGAAGCGCAACTTCCCGGCCGACCAGTACGTCTTCATGGCCACCTCGATGGGCACCGTCAAGAAGACTGCGCTCGACGAGTTCAGCAACCCGCGCAAGGCCGGCATCATCGCTGTCGACCTCGACGCGGGCGACTACCTGATCGGCGCCGCGCTGACCGACGGCAAGCACGACGTGATGCTGTTCAGCGACGGCGGCAAGGCGGTGCGCTTCGACGAGAACGACGTCCGTCCGATGGGCCGCAATGCGCGCGGCGTGCGCGGCATGATGCTCGAGGAAGGCCAGGGCGTGATCGCCATGCTGGTGGCCGAGGACGAGCAGCAGAGCGTGCTCACCGCCACCGAAAATGGTTACGGAAAGCGCACAAGCATTACCGAGTACACGCGTCATGGCCGCGGAACCAAAGGCATGATCGCGATTCAACAGAGTGAGCGCAACGGCAAGGTCGTTGCCGCCACCCTCGTGCATGCGGACGATGAGATCATGCTCATCACCGACAAGGGCGTGCTCGTGCGCACCCGGGTTGCCGAGATTCGCGAGCTGGGTCGCGCGACGCAGGGCGTCACGCTGATCGGGCTCGACGAAGGCGCCAAACTCAGCGGGCTGCAGCGTATCGTCGAAAACGACGCGAACGGCGAAAGCGAGCCGGGCGCAGACGATACTTCCACATCTTCAACGGAGAATCCTCAGTGA
- a CDS encoding DUF2059 domain-containing protein, producing the protein MKNIKLALLTAALAGSSMAAMAQDKATLIKQFIDVQRPGIESLARGLIEQSSAPIAQAGSQYLQTQVPEAKREAAAKAADAELKKYFDESYPIVRDKAVQLAPAALTPLLEQNFSEDELKQLLAWINSPLSKKYQDLNPKMQTALTEKLVTETRATIEPKMRALDENVAKALGAPTGGSQGAAPAKAPAKSSSSNNKK; encoded by the coding sequence GTGAAAAATATCAAGCTCGCACTTCTGACCGCCGCACTGGCCGGCAGCTCGATGGCCGCCATGGCCCAGGACAAGGCCACGCTCATCAAGCAGTTCATCGACGTGCAGCGCCCTGGCATCGAGTCGCTCGCCCGCGGCCTGATCGAGCAGTCGAGCGCCCCGATCGCGCAGGCCGGTTCGCAGTACCTGCAGACCCAGGTGCCCGAGGCCAAGCGCGAAGCCGCCGCCAAGGCCGCCGACGCCGAGCTCAAGAAGTACTTCGACGAGTCCTACCCGATCGTGCGCGACAAGGCCGTGCAGCTGGCGCCCGCCGCCCTCACGCCGCTGCTCGAGCAGAACTTCAGCGAAGACGAACTCAAGCAGCTGCTCGCCTGGATCAACTCGCCGCTCAGCAAGAAGTACCAGGATCTCAACCCGAAGATGCAGACGGCGCTGACCGAGAAGCTCGTGACGGAAACGCGCGCGACGATCGAACCGAAGATGCGCGCGCTCGACGAGAACGTCGCCAAGGCGCTCGGCGCGCCGACCGGCGGCTCGCAAGGCGCCGCGCCCGCCAAGGCCCCGGCCAAGTCTTCCTCTTCCAACAACAAGAAGTGA
- the serC gene encoding 3-phosphoserine/phosphohydroxythreonine transaminase, protein MTPQQPTPAGTRPYNFSAGPAAMPEAVLQRAAAEMLDWQGSGMSVMEMSHRGKEFGAICTQAEADIRKLLAVPEHFHILFMQGGGLGENAIVPMNLSRGTSADFVITGSWSIKSQKEAQRYCTANIAASNAGDQHTRLPDPASWQLGKDASYVHVCTNETINGIEFHELPDLAALGSRAPLVIDFSSHVASRSVDWGRVGLAFGGAQKNLGPAGLTLVIVRDDLLGHALEICPSAFNYKTVADNKSMYNTPPTWGIYMAGLTFQWLLQQTEGELTGVAAMEQRNIAKARLLYDFIDGSAFYVNKIDPSCRSRMNVPFFLKDESRNEAFLSGAREAGLLQLKGHKSVGGMRASIYNAMPLEGVRALVSYMREFERSHA, encoded by the coding sequence GTGACCCCGCAGCAGCCCACGCCAGCCGGCACCCGTCCGTACAACTTCTCCGCGGGTCCGGCCGCGATGCCGGAGGCGGTGCTGCAACGCGCCGCCGCCGAGATGCTCGACTGGCAGGGCAGCGGCATGAGCGTGATGGAGATGAGCCATCGCGGCAAGGAATTCGGCGCCATCTGCACCCAGGCCGAAGCCGACATCCGCAAGCTGCTCGCGGTGCCCGAACACTTCCACATCCTCTTCATGCAGGGTGGCGGTCTCGGCGAGAACGCCATCGTGCCGATGAACCTGTCGCGCGGCACCAGCGCCGACTTCGTCATCACCGGCAGCTGGAGCATCAAGTCGCAGAAGGAAGCCCAGCGCTATTGCACGGCGAACATCGCCGCGAGCAATGCCGGCGACCAGCACACGCGCCTGCCCGATCCGGCCAGCTGGCAGCTGGGCAAGGACGCCTCGTACGTGCACGTCTGCACCAACGAGACCATCAACGGCATCGAATTCCACGAGCTGCCGGACCTGGCCGCGCTCGGCAGCCGCGCGCCGCTGGTGATCGACTTCTCGTCGCACGTCGCGTCGCGCAGCGTCGACTGGGGCCGCGTCGGCCTCGCCTTCGGCGGCGCGCAGAAGAACCTCGGCCCGGCCGGCCTCACGCTCGTGATCGTGCGCGACGACCTGCTCGGCCATGCGCTCGAGATCTGCCCCAGCGCCTTCAACTACAAGACCGTCGCCGACAACAAGTCGATGTACAACACCCCGCCGACCTGGGGCATCTACATGGCCGGGCTCACGTTCCAGTGGCTGCTTCAGCAGACCGAGGGCGAGCTGACCGGCGTGGCCGCGATGGAGCAGCGCAACATCGCCAAGGCGAGGCTGCTGTACGACTTCATCGACGGCTCCGCCTTCTACGTCAACAAGATCGACCCGAGCTGCCGCTCGCGCATGAACGTGCCCTTCTTCCTGAAGGACGAGAGCCGCAACGAGGCCTTCCTGTCCGGCGCGCGCGAAGCGGGCCTGCTGCAGCTCAAGGGGCACAAGTCGGTCGGCGGCATGCGCGCGAGCATCTACAACGCCATGCCGCTGGAAGGCGTGAGAGCACTTGTGAGCTACATGCGAGAATTCGAGCGATCGCATGCCTAG
- the pheA gene encoding prephenate dehydratase: MTASAPTPPSSPDNSESLAGLRVQIDSLDQQLLALLNERAHVAELVGEVKKREGTPFFRPDRVAQVIEKMQKSNGGPLKDLHVAAIWREIMSACLALESPQRVAVLGPEGTFCEQAAIEYFGGAADLIYCASFDEVFHATAAGSAQYGVVGVENSTEGVVTRSLDLFLHSPTHVVGEVSLLVRHHLLRSSNQLEGIEAVLAHPQALAQCQTWLSKHLPNAERRAVSSNAEGARLAASNPAWAALAGERAATRFGLHIVAHAIQDDSYNRTRFSVICLPQTLQMPPASGRDCTSLIVSVPNRPGAVHDLLVPLKLNNVSMTRFESRPARTGQWEYYFYIDLDGHPSQPNVAAALAELRGLCAFYKVLGAYPVKA, translated from the coding sequence ATGACCGCCTCCGCCCCCACTCCACCCTCTTCTCCCGACAATTCCGAAAGCCTGGCCGGTCTGCGTGTGCAGATCGATTCGCTCGACCAGCAACTGCTCGCCTTGCTCAACGAGCGGGCGCACGTGGCCGAACTGGTCGGCGAGGTCAAGAAGCGCGAAGGCACGCCCTTCTTCCGCCCCGACCGCGTGGCGCAGGTCATCGAGAAGATGCAGAAGAGCAACGGCGGCCCGCTCAAGGACCTGCACGTCGCCGCCATCTGGCGCGAGATCATGTCGGCCTGCCTCGCGCTCGAATCGCCACAGCGCGTGGCCGTGCTGGGGCCCGAAGGCACCTTCTGCGAGCAGGCCGCGATCGAATACTTCGGCGGCGCCGCCGACCTGATCTACTGCGCCAGCTTCGACGAGGTGTTCCATGCCACGGCCGCCGGCAGCGCGCAGTACGGCGTGGTCGGCGTCGAGAATTCGACCGAAGGCGTGGTCACCCGCTCGCTCGACTTGTTCCTGCATTCGCCCACGCACGTGGTCGGCGAGGTCAGCCTGCTGGTGCGCCACCACCTGCTGCGCAGCAGCAACCAGCTCGAAGGCATCGAGGCCGTGCTGGCCCATCCGCAGGCGCTGGCGCAGTGCCAGACCTGGCTGTCGAAGCACCTGCCCAATGCCGAGCGGCGTGCCGTCTCGAGCAACGCCGAAGGCGCCCGCCTCGCGGCATCCAATCCCGCATGGGCCGCGCTGGCTGGCGAACGCGCCGCCACCCGTTTCGGCCTGCACATCGTGGCGCATGCCATCCAGGACGATTCGTACAACCGCACCCGCTTCTCGGTGATCTGCCTGCCGCAGACGCTGCAGATGCCGCCCGCCTCGGGCCGCGATTGCACGAGCCTGATCGTCTCGGTGCCGAACCGGCCGGGCGCGGTGCACGACCTGCTCGTGCCGCTCAAGCTCAACAACGTGTCCATGACCCGCTTCGAGTCGCGCCCCGCGCGCACCGGACAGTGGGAGTACTACTTCTACATCGACCTCGACGGCCACCCCTCGCAGCCCAACGTGGCGGCGGCGCTGGCCGAGCTGCGCGGCCTCTGCGCGTTCTACAAGGTGCTGGGCGCCTACCCCGTCAAAGCCTGA
- a CDS encoding prephenate dehydrogenase/arogenate dehydrogenase family protein yields MFEQLGLIGCGLIGGSFALALKRARLVKRVVGYSKSPSTTERARQLGVIDVAAPSALLAVSGSDLVLLAVPVAASESTFKAIRHGIANDTLVMDVGSTKGDVIEAARHGLQNQFANFVPAHPIAGKEVSGVEHAEASLFTGRKVVLTPVKATLRSNVQRASQVWSGIGAHVVTMTHEEHDGAFAAVSHLPHLLAFAYLNALTAQPQGERFLNLAGPGFRDFSRIAAGDPVMWRDVLLANREQVLQQSQAFRKALLDLEALMTAADAQALEHSIAAASKARAAWQPASDASAQDA; encoded by the coding sequence ATGTTCGAGCAATTGGGATTGATCGGCTGCGGGCTCATCGGCGGCTCCTTCGCGCTCGCGCTCAAGCGCGCCCGCTTGGTGAAGCGCGTAGTCGGCTACAGCAAGTCGCCCTCCACCACCGAACGCGCGCGCCAGCTCGGCGTGATCGACGTGGCGGCGCCCTCGGCGCTGCTGGCCGTGTCCGGTTCCGACCTGGTGCTGCTGGCCGTGCCAGTGGCGGCGTCCGAATCCACCTTCAAGGCCATTCGCCACGGCATTGCCAACGACACGCTCGTGATGGACGTGGGCTCCACCAAGGGCGACGTGATCGAGGCCGCCCGCCACGGCCTGCAGAACCAGTTCGCGAACTTCGTGCCGGCGCATCCGATCGCCGGCAAGGAAGTGTCCGGCGTCGAGCATGCCGAGGCGTCGCTGTTCACCGGCCGCAAGGTGGTCCTGACCCCCGTCAAGGCCACGCTGCGCTCGAACGTCCAGCGCGCCTCGCAGGTCTGGAGCGGCATCGGCGCCCACGTGGTCACCATGACCCACGAGGAGCACGACGGCGCCTTCGCGGCCGTGAGCCACCTGCCGCACCTGCTGGCCTTTGCCTACCTCAACGCGCTGACCGCGCAGCCGCAGGGCGAGCGCTTCCTGAACCTCGCGGGGCCGGGCTTCCGTGATTTCTCGCGCATCGCGGCCGGCGACCCGGTCATGTGGCGCGACGTCCTGCTCGCCAACCGCGAGCAGGTGCTGCAGCAGTCGCAGGCCTTTCGCAAGGCGCTGCTCGACCTCGAAGCGCTGATGACCGCGGCCGACGCCCAGGCGCTGGAGCACTCGATCGCCGCCGCCAGCAAGGCGCGCGCGGCATGGCAGCCCGCCAGCGACGCCTCGGCGCAGGACGCCTGA